Proteins encoded by one window of Acuticoccus sp. MNP-M23:
- a CDS encoding toprim domain-containing protein, translating into MMTRDASDLAHRLGRQAEAVCREYLSSGRREGRYWMVGDVRNAKGRSMFVRLTGPESGKGAAGKWTDAATGEHGDLLDVIRESCGLTEFRDVADEARRFLSLPHPEPEPASSPARNLPAPTGSPLAAKRLFSMAEPIMGTRAESYFRKRGITALHGTGSLRFHPRCYYRPDEHSPTETWPALIASVTDLDGHQTGAHRTWLDPSGFSEATLGKAPIETPRRAMGDLLGHAVRFGAAGEIMAAGEGIETMLSLRCVLPEMPMAAALSAAHLAAILFPDTLRRLYIVRDDDPAGDGARDTLIERADALGIEALPISPMLGDLNEDLRLRGIDAFRASIRVQLAPQDVAGFMESVLSA; encoded by the coding sequence ATGATGACCCGCGATGCTTCCGACCTCGCGCACCGTCTCGGCCGGCAGGCCGAGGCCGTGTGCCGCGAATATCTCTCAAGCGGGCGGCGCGAGGGCCGCTACTGGATGGTGGGCGACGTGCGCAACGCCAAGGGTCGCTCGATGTTCGTGCGCCTGACAGGCCCTGAGTCCGGCAAGGGCGCGGCGGGCAAATGGACCGACGCGGCGACCGGTGAGCATGGCGACTTGCTCGACGTCATCCGGGAAAGCTGCGGTTTGACCGAGTTCCGGGACGTCGCCGACGAGGCGCGGCGGTTTCTCAGCCTGCCGCACCCTGAACCGGAGCCGGCATCATCGCCCGCACGCAATTTGCCAGCACCAACGGGTTCGCCGCTCGCTGCGAAGCGACTGTTCTCGATGGCAGAGCCGATTATGGGCACACGCGCGGAATCGTATTTCCGTAAGCGCGGCATTACGGCTTTGCACGGAACCGGATCGCTGCGATTTCATCCGCGCTGCTACTACCGGCCTGACGAGCATAGCCCGACCGAGACCTGGCCGGCGCTGATCGCATCGGTCACCGATCTCGACGGTCACCAGACTGGCGCCCATCGCACCTGGCTCGATCCGAGCGGATTCAGCGAGGCGACACTCGGCAAGGCCCCGATCGAGACGCCGCGACGGGCAATGGGCGACCTGCTCGGCCATGCCGTCCGGTTCGGCGCGGCGGGCGAGATCATGGCGGCAGGCGAAGGCATCGAAACCATGCTGTCGCTGCGATGTGTCTTGCCCGAGATGCCCATGGCAGCCGCGCTCTCCGCAGCTCATCTTGCCGCCATCCTGTTCCCCGACACGTTGCGCCGGCTCTACATCGTGCGCGACGACGATCCGGCGGGCGACGGCGCACGGGACACGCTCATCGAACGGGCAGACGCACTCGGCATAGAGGCGTTGCCGATTTCGCCGATGCTGGGCGATCTCAACGAGGATCTGCGCTTGCGTGGCATCGATGCATTCCGGGCCTCGATCCGGGTCCAGCTCGCCCCGCAGGATGTTGCCGGGTTCATGGAATCCGTTCTGTCCGCCTGA
- a CDS encoding DUF2493 domain-containing protein has product MTLDDDTFEPHHESSPTEHALNELELHGYRHDGHGPDPRLVPEDNVIAGAVSDIFDALIATMADTALDGELDDLLWSTVNMFHRATDRLERKLDDNEQAQKRGQREQDGSEIKAVELERLIETGQGLIERRDSLEVFRDSAAELYLRTTGSPWSPRTGSQVNHRALTSAMIDSRDFIAERKRANREVLLPAGPKVAVSGGADYNDHKLIWDKLDQVHVKHPDMVLMHGKSPKGAEKIAARWADHRNVTQIGFAPDWTKHGRAAPFKRNDQMLDVLPIGVMVFPGTGIQANLADKARKLGIPVWRFE; this is encoded by the coding sequence ATGACACTCGACGACGACACTTTCGAACCCCATCACGAGTCCTCGCCGACCGAGCACGCACTGAACGAACTTGAACTCCATGGCTACCGCCACGACGGCCACGGTCCGGATCCACGCCTCGTCCCGGAGGACAACGTCATCGCCGGCGCAGTCTCCGACATCTTCGACGCGCTGATCGCCACCATGGCCGACACGGCTCTCGATGGCGAACTCGACGATCTGCTCTGGTCGACGGTCAACATGTTCCATCGCGCTACCGACCGGCTCGAACGCAAGCTCGACGACAACGAGCAGGCGCAGAAGCGCGGGCAACGCGAACAGGATGGCTCTGAAATCAAGGCCGTCGAGCTCGAACGGCTCATCGAGACCGGCCAAGGTCTCATAGAACGCCGCGACAGCCTGGAGGTCTTCCGCGACAGCGCCGCCGAGCTTTATCTGCGCACCACCGGATCACCATGGTCACCGCGCACCGGCTCGCAGGTGAACCACCGCGCCCTGACATCGGCGATGATCGACAGCCGGGACTTCATCGCAGAGCGCAAACGCGCCAACCGCGAAGTGCTCCTGCCCGCCGGTCCGAAGGTCGCCGTCTCCGGAGGCGCCGACTACAACGATCACAAGCTGATCTGGGACAAGCTCGACCAGGTGCATGTAAAGCATCCGGACATGGTGCTGATGCACGGCAAGTCGCCGAAGGGCGCCGAGAAGATCGCCGCCCGATGGGCCGATCACCGCAATGTCACCCAGATCGGCTTCGCGCCCGACTGGACCAAGCACGGCCGCGCGGCGCCCTTCAAGCGCAACGACCAGATGCTCGACGTCCTGCCGATCGGGGTCATGGTCTTCCCCGGCACCGGCATTCAGGCGAACCTCGCCGACAAGGCTCGGAAGCTCGGCATCCCGGTGTGGCGGTTCGAATGA
- a CDS encoding phytanoyl-CoA dioxygenase family protein, giving the protein MPNSKQTGLTPGQVQSFIDDGFVKVEDAFSADLAKKCRAELWADMGLSPNEPESWKQPVVRIGFKSSPPFVEAANTRRLRKAYNQLVGEGRWITPNGLGTFPIRFPSPQSPGDDGWHVDMSFGTENSDFMEWRVNVKTSGRALLMLFLFSDVGSDDAPTRIRKGSHAIIARELLPFGDAGATLRQLSAGGYSSTEGCDVEMATGAAGTVYLCHPFLVHAAQPHGGTEPRFMAQPALLPRGEFDPDLPPSPVQVVIRQACNLKL; this is encoded by the coding sequence ATGCCAAATTCTAAACAAACCGGACTGACCCCTGGTCAGGTCCAGAGCTTTATCGACGATGGATTCGTCAAAGTCGAAGACGCTTTCAGTGCCGACCTTGCGAAAAAATGCAGGGCGGAACTGTGGGCTGACATGGGCCTTTCCCCAAACGAACCGGAAAGCTGGAAGCAGCCGGTTGTCCGGATCGGGTTCAAGTCCTCTCCTCCCTTTGTGGAGGCCGCCAATACGCGGCGACTGCGCAAAGCTTACAACCAGCTTGTGGGTGAGGGCCGTTGGATAACGCCCAACGGACTCGGAACGTTTCCGATCCGCTTTCCCTCGCCTCAGTCACCAGGCGATGATGGCTGGCATGTTGACATGAGTTTCGGAACCGAAAATTCCGATTTCATGGAATGGCGCGTCAATGTCAAAACCAGCGGACGCGCCTTGTTGATGCTGTTCCTGTTTTCGGATGTCGGTTCGGATGATGCCCCGACAAGGATACGGAAAGGGTCGCACGCCATTATTGCGCGCGAGTTGCTGCCCTTTGGTGACGCGGGTGCAACGCTGAGGCAGCTTTCGGCGGGTGGTTACTCCTCGACGGAGGGTTGCGACGTCGAGATGGCGACAGGTGCGGCGGGTACGGTTTATCTCTGCCATCCATTTCTCGTCCACGCAGCGCAACCTCATGGTGGGACGGAGCCGCGCTTCATGGCGCAACCGGCGCTGTTGCCACGAGGTGAGTTCGATCCGGACTTGCCGCCTTCGCCGGTACAGGTTGTTATCCGGCAGGCGTGCAATCTGAAACTCTAA
- a CDS encoding DUF736 domain-containing protein: MATIGTFKKSGNEFTGEIVTLNVQAKNVRIVPETSQTSENAPSHRVLVGRAEIGAAWSKQSNEGRDYLGLKLDDPSFTAPIYANLFDDEDGGFSLIWSRPTRRNGE; this comes from the coding sequence ATGGCAACCATCGGCACCTTCAAGAAGTCCGGCAACGAATTCACCGGCGAAATCGTTACCCTCAACGTGCAGGCCAAAAACGTCCGCATCGTCCCCGAAACCAGCCAGACCAGCGAGAACGCTCCCAGCCACCGCGTCCTGGTCGGCCGCGCCGAAATCGGGGCAGCCTGGTCCAAGCAGTCGAACGAGGGCCGCGACTATCTCGGCCTCAAGCTCGACGATCCGAGCTTCACCGCTCCGATCTACGCCAACCTCTTCGACGACGAGGACGGCGGTTTCAGCCTCATCTGGTCCCGTCCCACCCGCCGCAACGGCGAGTGA
- a CDS encoding NAD(P)H-binding protein: MLIVTGATGQLGRRIVEHLLQHVPAERIGVSVRDPDRAGDLMRAGVRVRRGDYDDPDSLRHAWNGAERILLVSSNAAAKGGDPLKQHRAAIGVARELGVGRVLYTSQVSCALDSHFPPGRDHAATEKMLADSGLPWTSLRHGFYAASAVAMNANGLEAGTLTGPEDGKVAWTTHDDLAAADAILLARGETFDGPTPPLTGSEALDLADLARLATDVLGRPIAREIVEEDSMERHARENGIPEGAIAVMLGYFRAARAGEFDRVDPTLAQLLGRAPTRMREFLATVQG; the protein is encoded by the coding sequence ATGCTTATTGTGACAGGCGCGACCGGCCAACTCGGCCGCAGGATCGTCGAACACCTTCTGCAACATGTGCCTGCCGAACGCATCGGCGTCAGCGTTCGCGACCCGGATCGCGCGGGCGACCTCATGCGGGCCGGCGTGCGGGTGCGCCGGGGCGATTACGACGATCCCGACAGCCTGCGTCATGCGTGGAACGGGGCCGAGCGGATTTTATTGGTCTCGTCGAATGCGGCGGCAAAGGGGGGAGATCCGTTGAAGCAGCATAGGGCCGCGATCGGAGTGGCGCGCGAACTGGGTGTCGGCCGCGTGCTTTATACCAGCCAGGTCTCCTGCGCGCTCGACTCGCACTTCCCGCCAGGGCGGGATCACGCTGCGACCGAGAAGATGTTGGCGGACTCGGGCCTGCCCTGGACGTCCTTACGCCACGGCTTCTACGCGGCGAGCGCCGTTGCCATGAACGCGAACGGACTCGAGGCTGGGACGCTGACCGGCCCCGAGGACGGAAAGGTAGCCTGGACGACCCACGACGATCTTGCCGCCGCCGATGCCATCCTGCTGGCGCGCGGCGAGACGTTCGACGGTCCGACACCGCCGCTGACTGGCAGCGAGGCCCTCGACCTCGCCGACCTCGCGCGGCTGGCAACGGACGTCCTGGGACGGCCCATCGCGCGAGAAATCGTCGAGGAAGATTCCATGGAACGCCATGCTCGGGAGAATGGCATACCTGAGGGTGCTATCGCCGTCATGCTGGGATACTTCCGTGCAGCCCGAGCGGGCGAGTTTGATCGGGTCGATCCGACGCTCGCTCAGTTGCTGGGACGTGCGCCGACGCGGATGCGAGAGTTTCTGGCGACGGTGCAGGGATGA
- a CDS encoding LysR family transcriptional regulator has translation MFSFPETIRVFSNTLFSMQNNVSNDDLAIFLVVVREGGFRAASRRLGIAPSKVSTTISRMEASLGVPLLRRTTRSVATTDAGQALADRIAPLFAGLEEACAEAADTAGRVRGRLTLNVPGAVMPDILPPLLSKFHARHPDVEVEIVVENGLVDIVKAGCDAGIRYDDALEKDMVSIPIGPRTQQSALAASPAYLEARGTPRSPEELTRHDAIRYRLPDGPLLPWSLVDDFRTVTVQPATRLILSVNALDTGLRYARTGIGIIGTFRNWLEEDFAAGTLVPVLPNMWPSRNGPRLYYPSRFTTAPLRAFIEICRCGSDRV, from the coding sequence TTGTTCTCTTTCCCTGAGACAATTCGCGTATTTTCGAATACCTTGTTCTCTATGCAGAACAATGTCTCGAATGATGATCTGGCCATTTTTCTCGTGGTGGTTCGCGAAGGCGGGTTCAGGGCAGCGTCCAGACGCCTCGGGATCGCTCCTTCGAAGGTCAGCACGACGATCTCGCGGATGGAGGCTAGCCTCGGCGTGCCACTCCTGCGTCGCACGACCCGCAGCGTGGCCACGACAGACGCAGGTCAGGCACTGGCGGACCGGATCGCCCCTTTGTTCGCCGGGCTCGAGGAAGCCTGCGCCGAGGCCGCCGACACGGCGGGCCGCGTGCGGGGCCGGCTGACGCTTAACGTACCCGGGGCAGTGATGCCGGACATCCTTCCGCCGCTCCTGTCGAAATTCCACGCCCGTCATCCCGACGTCGAGGTCGAAATCGTGGTCGAGAACGGTCTCGTCGATATCGTCAAGGCGGGCTGCGATGCGGGCATCCGCTATGACGACGCCCTCGAAAAGGACATGGTGTCTATCCCGATCGGCCCCCGGACCCAGCAGAGTGCCCTTGCAGCGTCACCGGCTTACCTGGAGGCACGAGGTACGCCCCGGAGCCCCGAAGAACTGACCCGGCACGATGCGATCCGCTATCGCCTGCCGGATGGTCCTCTGCTGCCGTGGAGCCTCGTCGATGATTTTCGAACGGTCACCGTCCAGCCTGCGACACGCCTGATCCTGAGCGTGAACGCTCTCGACACGGGACTTCGCTACGCCAGGACCGGGATCGGCATCATTGGGACTTTCCGTAATTGGTTGGAGGAAGACTTCGCCGCCGGAACGCTCGTTCCCGTTCTGCCGAATATGTGGCCTTCTCGGAACGGCCCGCGTCTCTACTATCCAAGCCGTTTTACAACCGCGCCGCTCCGCGCCTTCATTGAAATTTGCCGCTGCGGCAGCGACAGGGTCTGA
- a CDS encoding IS110 family transposase → MSQRHYIGLDVSARTVNLCIVDHDGQVVHERKLSSDPEEIAQHILSLRFPIVRVGLEAGMLSQHIYGRLAEAGIPVVCVETRHMKAALAAQLNKTDRHDARGIAQMMRVGLFKPVHVKTPNSQRLRTILTARQLLRNKLQDVENEIRGLIRNFGYHLGKVTPRDFEPRVRELIADTDLHAVADALLLARRSLREQFGRLDDMLVRLAKHDEVTRRFMTVPGVGPLVALTFRATVDVPSRFTRSRTVGAHFGLTPRKQQSGEVDRNGRISRWGDEMMRSLLYEAAQVLLTRVKRWSALKAWGAQISRRRGHKKAIIALARKIAVILHRMWIDGSEFDWGKRPETAASSV, encoded by the coding sequence ATGTCCCAAAGGCACTATATAGGGCTGGATGTCTCGGCCCGCACCGTCAATCTCTGCATCGTCGATCACGATGGCCAGGTGGTACACGAACGCAAGCTCTCCTCGGATCCGGAGGAGATTGCACAGCATATCCTGTCACTTCGGTTTCCGATTGTTCGTGTCGGCCTCGAGGCCGGAATGCTATCGCAACACATCTATGGGCGGTTGGCTGAAGCCGGTATCCCGGTCGTCTGCGTCGAGACCCGGCACATGAAAGCGGCGCTCGCCGCTCAGCTCAACAAGACCGACCGGCACGACGCGCGCGGGATCGCCCAGATGATGCGCGTCGGATTGTTCAAACCGGTCCACGTCAAGACGCCGAACAGCCAACGCCTGCGCACGATCCTGACCGCACGGCAACTTCTGCGGAACAAGCTTCAGGATGTCGAGAACGAAATCCGCGGCCTCATCCGCAACTTCGGCTATCACCTCGGAAAGGTGACGCCGCGCGACTTCGAACCACGGGTGCGGGAACTGATCGCCGATACCGACCTGCACGCCGTGGCCGACGCTCTCCTGTTGGCAAGACGCTCCTTGCGAGAGCAATTCGGCCGGTTGGACGATATGCTCGTTCGATTGGCGAAGCATGACGAGGTGACGCGACGCTTCATGACGGTTCCCGGCGTCGGCCCACTTGTCGCACTGACCTTTCGGGCAACGGTCGATGTTCCGTCGCGTTTTACGCGCTCGCGCACAGTCGGCGCCCACTTCGGACTGACACCTCGCAAGCAGCAATCCGGTGAAGTCGACCGCAACGGACGCATCTCGAGATGGGGCGATGAGATGATGCGAAGCCTTCTTTACGAAGCGGCGCAGGTGCTGTTGACACGGGTGAAACGTTGGTCAGCGCTCAAGGCTTGGGGCGCACAGATTTCGCGACGCCGAGGCCACAAGAAAGCGATCATCGCGCTGGCGCGCAAGATCGCTGTGATCCTTCATCGCATGTGGATCGACGGATCGGAATTCGACTGGGGCAAGCGGCCGGAAACCGCTGCGTCATCTGTTTAA
- a CDS encoding helix-turn-helix domain-containing protein: MDMRKLVGRNFARLRREKGLTQEEVEARSGFSQQYLSSLERGRRNPTVITLFELAQALGVSHVDLVEPDDEV, encoded by the coding sequence ATGGATATGCGCAAATTGGTCGGCCGGAACTTCGCCCGCCTGCGTCGGGAGAAGGGCCTGACGCAGGAAGAGGTCGAAGCGCGTTCCGGCTTCAGCCAACAATATCTCAGCAGCCTCGAACGCGGCCGGAGGAACCCAACCGTGATCACGTTGTTTGAACTCGCCCAGGCTCTCGGCGTCAGCCATGTGGATCTGGTCGAGCCCGACGACGAGGTTTGA
- a CDS encoding helix-turn-helix domain-containing protein: MITARQARAARALLGWTQEMLAEKALVSLTALKRLESVNGLKVHESTCDQIRRALEAAGIVFLSSDRGEGVMIVDAANPNQPGALA, translated from the coding sequence ATGATCACCGCCCGACAGGCACGGGCCGCGCGCGCATTGCTCGGTTGGACACAAGAGATGCTCGCTGAAAAGGCCCTGGTTTCGCTGACCGCGCTCAAGCGCCTCGAGTCCGTCAACGGACTCAAGGTGCATGAGAGCACATGCGACCAGATACGCCGGGCGCTGGAAGCAGCTGGCATCGTCTTCCTGTCCTCCGACCGAGGCGAAGGAGTGATGATTGTCGATGCCGCGAACCCTAACCAGCCAGGAGCGCTGGCCTGA
- a CDS encoding DNA -binding domain-containing protein, with translation MRHTFRSDFSAHLYKICQFTLTICIEALRQETGGRMGQADFLDEPPHSEHLTEYDRAHFATYLRLLDAEADAAHWAEVVRVIFGLDPDEHPERAMQVHEAHLARAHWMTENGYRDLLRSAYH, from the coding sequence ATGCGCCACACCTTTCGCAGCGATTTTTCGGCGCACCTCTACAAAATTTGTCAATTTACGCTAACCATATGCATCGAGGCCTTGCGCCAAGAGACTGGGGGACGGATGGGGCAAGCTGACTTTCTGGACGAGCCGCCGCACAGCGAACACCTGACCGAATACGATCGTGCGCATTTTGCGACCTATCTTCGCTTGCTCGATGCGGAGGCCGATGCCGCGCATTGGGCTGAAGTCGTGCGCGTCATCTTTGGCCTTGATCCCGACGAACATCCAGAACGAGCTATGCAGGTCCATGAAGCGCATCTCGCTCGCGCCCACTGGATGACTGAGAACGGTTACCGCGATCTCCTTCGATCCGCCTATCACTGA
- a CDS encoding transcriptional regulator domain-containing protein gives MVADTNWRDPTHYRYLSGLNRSELAWEFLRRNPEYEKEVSASDPADDYAATALTAHWGLRFPDSTELVRAQPRHFLDTTHRSCRSHSHASDFAHHDDSNVHGRSRVRQDSR, from the coding sequence ATGGTGGCGGACACGAACTGGCGAGACCCGACGCACTATCGATATCTGAGCGGCCTGAACCGTTCCGAACTCGCCTGGGAGTTTCTCAGGCGCAATCCCGAATATGAAAAGGAAGTCTCGGCTTCCGATCCGGCGGACGATTACGCCGCAACCGCGCTGACGGCGCACTGGGGGTTGCGCTTTCCCGATAGCACCGAACTTGTCCGCGCCCAACCCCGGCATTTTCTGGATACCACGCATCGATCCTGCCGCTCTCATTCTCACGCCTCAGACTTCGCCCACCATGACGACAGTAACGTTCACGGCCGATCCCGTGTACGCCAGGACAGCCGATGA
- a CDS encoding DUF2285 domain-containing protein codes for MDQLLQDRVDALHRFHDVLFGRRVRPDRHLPLQRKRHLIEMLRAVDGNYAGASYQEIAESVFNTKRVNAISWKSAPQRDTVMRRVRTGLALVNGGYRTLLYSHRIR; via the coding sequence ATGGACCAGCTACTGCAAGATCGCGTCGACGCTCTGCATCGGTTTCACGACGTGCTTTTTGGTCGCCGTGTGCGTCCTGACCGGCACCTTCCACTTCAACGCAAACGCCATCTTATCGAGATGTTGCGCGCGGTTGATGGCAATTACGCAGGAGCAAGCTACCAGGAGATCGCCGAATCCGTTTTCAATACGAAACGTGTCAACGCCATATCGTGGAAATCAGCGCCCCAAAGAGACACGGTTATGCGCCGTGTTCGAACCGGTCTTGCACTAGTGAATGGCGGATACAGAACGCTGCTCTACAGTCACAGAATTCGATAG
- a CDS encoding FAD-dependent monooxygenase, which translates to MHVSRHQVVIAGGGPTGLMLAGELALAGADVAIVEERPNQEVDGSRAGGLHPRSIEVLDQRGIADRFISQGEKHHVVHFAGAVLDASDRPSRHNYTLALWQEKIELGLAEWVSELPVQFYRGCRVAEFTETDDGVSVALDDGRSLAAQYLVGCDGGRSIVRKKAGIGFPGWDPDISYLIFEAEMSGPQLGISHGPKGLYAIGPLEGANRFRGVITEQNLERGEKPDIDDLRRALNAAYNADFSVRNVTWLSRFTDAARQAETYRKGRILLAGDAAHVHSPAGGQGLNIGLQDAVNLGWKLGQVVKGISADDLLDSYHDERHPVGAALLKSTLALTALNRGDERTNALRQMMAEVMQMDGPRKWYAARMSGLDVHYDIGHGHPLIGRRMPDLDISTADHSLTVFALLHDARPLLLNFDESKRLDISGWQDRVKVVDANIASRFELPVMGMIDAPSAVLVRPDGHVAWVGDGNDESLREALSTWFGHAAK; encoded by the coding sequence ATGCATGTTTCCAGACATCAGGTAGTGATCGCCGGAGGCGGTCCGACGGGGCTTATGCTGGCGGGAGAACTGGCATTGGCGGGCGCAGATGTCGCCATTGTCGAGGAGCGACCGAACCAGGAGGTCGACGGCTCCCGCGCCGGCGGTTTGCACCCGCGCTCCATCGAAGTCCTTGATCAGCGCGGCATCGCAGACCGTTTCATTTCCCAAGGCGAAAAGCATCATGTTGTGCATTTTGCCGGAGCAGTTCTCGATGCCAGCGACCGCCCGTCTCGTCACAACTACACACTCGCACTGTGGCAGGAGAAGATTGAACTGGGACTTGCCGAATGGGTTTCAGAACTGCCGGTGCAATTTTATCGCGGCTGCAGGGTCGCCGAATTCACCGAGACTGACGACGGAGTATCCGTCGCCCTTGATGATGGTCGGTCACTCGCCGCTCAATATCTCGTCGGTTGCGACGGCGGACGCAGCATCGTGCGCAAGAAGGCCGGCATCGGTTTTCCGGGCTGGGATCCTGATATCAGTTACCTGATCTTCGAAGCGGAGATGTCAGGGCCGCAACTGGGCATCAGCCATGGGCCAAAGGGGCTTTATGCCATCGGCCCATTGGAGGGTGCCAACCGGTTCCGCGGCGTGATCACGGAGCAGAACCTGGAGCGCGGCGAAAAACCGGATATCGACGATCTTCGTCGAGCGCTCAACGCGGCCTATAACGCGGATTTCAGTGTCCGCAACGTCACCTGGCTTTCACGGTTCACCGATGCAGCGCGTCAGGCCGAAACCTATCGCAAAGGCAGAATTCTACTGGCAGGCGATGCCGCGCATGTCCACTCCCCTGCGGGAGGCCAAGGACTTAACATCGGGCTCCAGGATGCGGTCAATTTGGGCTGGAAACTCGGCCAGGTGGTTAAGGGGATTTCCGCGGACGATCTTCTCGACTCCTATCACGACGAGCGACACCCCGTCGGCGCGGCCTTGCTCAAAAGCACTTTGGCGTTGACTGCACTTAACCGTGGTGATGAACGGACCAACGCCCTGCGTCAGATGATGGCAGAGGTGATGCAAATGGACGGGCCGCGCAAATGGTACGCGGCACGAATGTCTGGCTTGGATGTGCACTATGATATTGGCCACGGTCACCCACTAATTGGGCGCCGCATGCCTGACTTAGACATCTCCACAGCCGATCATTCTTTGACCGTGTTCGCACTTCTCCATGATGCACGACCACTGTTGCTCAACTTCGACGAATCCAAGCGCCTGGATATCTCTGGTTGGCAGGACCGCGTAAAGGTGGTCGATGCCAACATCGCAAGCCGCTTTGAACTGCCGGTGATGGGAATGATCGATGCACCGTCGGCGGTGCTCGTCCGACCGGACGGGCATGTGGCATGGGTCGGGGACGGCAACGACGAAAGCCTTCGCGAGGCGCTCTCTACCTGGTTCGGCCACGCCGCAAAATAG
- a CDS encoding AlpA family transcriptional regulator — protein MSAATAGIPPRYLRTPEAARFLSLSARTLEKHRTYGTGPAYRKLGGRVVYSVDDLQAWAERGAKRSTSDPGVGTVLPAKRHDDPSSAENR, from the coding sequence ATGTCCGCAGCCACCGCCGGTATACCGCCGCGCTATCTGAGAACGCCCGAGGCGGCCCGCTTTCTCAGCCTTTCCGCCCGAACCCTCGAGAAACACCGCACCTACGGAACCGGTCCCGCCTACCGCAAACTCGGTGGCCGTGTCGTCTATTCCGTCGATGACCTGCAGGCCTGGGCGGAACGTGGCGCCAAGCGATCCACCTCCGACCCCGGCGTCGGCACGGTCCTTCCGGCCAAACGTCATGACGATCCGTCGTCAGCCGAGAACCGCTGA
- a CDS encoding replication initiator protein A: MTARPRRSERDQLELFRALPSDLAPRDAQDLMAYPFFSLSKSHRVEPIDFRAGEIAIRVEAVPEHGMATIWDADILIWAASQIVEARDNGFRTSRLIATTPYEILTFIGRGTSARDYRRLIAALDRLQSTTVATTLRQPPANPRSRSERTSDVPATGRRMHRFSWINEWTERADAFGNPDGIELIVPDWFYKAVLDEALVLTIDRAYFGLTGGIERWLYRIVRKHGGRQKHGWRFDFRHLYVKSGSLSPFKRFAFELRAIIQRQPLPGYTLFLEIEAGGRTLLAFEPAPCGQAVEAVVLSGTRTIVPSGTDPSCYREPKPHLTSSAQSENRPPNLESNKESNFCMGAPFGENRSPKHRKEEERGRQTAFSERDDDAAAASSPPARHGPGGAS; the protein is encoded by the coding sequence ATGACGGCGCGCCCCCGCAGATCGGAAAGGGACCAGCTTGAGCTGTTCCGCGCTCTGCCGAGCGATCTCGCGCCACGCGACGCACAGGACCTCATGGCCTATCCCTTCTTTTCCCTCTCCAAGTCCCACCGCGTCGAGCCGATCGACTTCCGAGCGGGCGAGATCGCCATCCGCGTAGAAGCCGTGCCAGAGCATGGCATGGCCACAATCTGGGATGCGGACATCCTGATCTGGGCGGCCAGCCAGATCGTCGAGGCGCGCGACAACGGCTTTCGCACGTCGCGCCTGATCGCAACCACCCCATACGAAATCCTCACCTTCATCGGACGTGGCACCAGTGCGCGCGACTATCGCCGGCTGATAGCCGCGCTCGATCGGCTGCAATCGACGACGGTCGCGACCACTTTGCGACAGCCGCCGGCCAATCCTCGAAGTCGCAGTGAACGCACATCCGATGTTCCAGCGACCGGTCGGCGCATGCATCGCTTCTCCTGGATCAACGAATGGACGGAGCGCGCCGACGCGTTCGGCAATCCGGACGGAATCGAGCTCATCGTGCCGGACTGGTTCTACAAGGCGGTGCTGGACGAGGCGCTCGTCCTCACCATCGACCGCGCCTATTTCGGCCTCACGGGCGGGATCGAGCGCTGGCTCTACCGGATCGTGCGCAAGCATGGCGGCAGGCAGAAGCACGGCTGGCGGTTCGACTTCCGGCACCTCTACGTCAAATCCGGAAGCCTCTCGCCGTTCAAGCGCTTCGCCTTCGAACTGCGCGCGATCATCCAGCGACAACCGCTACCCGGCTACACGCTGTTTCTCGAGATCGAAGCGGGCGGGCGCACGCTGCTCGCGTTCGAGCCCGCGCCCTGTGGACAGGCTGTGGAAGCCGTCGTGCTATCAGGAACCCGGACTATCGTGCCATCGGGAACCGACCCATCGTGCTATCGGGAACCCAAACCGCATCTAACCTCTTCCGCACAAAGCGAAAATCGGCCCCCTAACTTAGAGTCTAACAAAGAATCTAACTTTTGTATGGGCGCGCCTTTCGGGGAAAACCGCTCTCCGAAACACCGAAAAGAGGAAGAGCGCGGACGCCAGACGGCATTCTCTGAACGCGATGACGACGCTGCGGCCGCGAGCAGTCCGCCTGCCCGACACGGTCCGGGAGGCGCCTCATGA